One window from the genome of bacterium encodes:
- a CDS encoding sigma factor-like helix-turn-helix DNA-binding protein yields the protein MATKTKTGAKSTKVGGAAVTFDNAGLVKKLLAEVPERAREVLIFRFGLGTSATRETLEAIGDRWGVTRERVRQIENAGLEAVRASKAFEDAEESFSQLEAYIESLGGIVPEDELLGGLAKDEKSRNRFRFLLVVGSAFFRERETDDFYARWHVDHKTAEKVHDALTSLYSSLEDEDVLPEGELLSRFLEELKGVNTAYQTESILKRWLSLSKTIACNPLSEWGRASCSSVRTKGIRDYAYLAVKQAGKPLHFSEVAKAISDLFSKKAHVATTHNELIKDERFVLVGRGLYALKEWGYAPGIVREVVADVLKKNGPMTKEQVIAEVKKSRYVKDNTVLVNLNDTRYFKRQKNGTYALA from the coding sequence ATGGCAACTAAAACGAAGACGGGCGCGAAAAGCACAAAAGTAGGCGGCGCTGCCGTCACTTTCGACAATGCGGGACTCGTGAAAAAGCTCCTTGCGGAGGTGCCTGAGCGCGCCCGCGAGGTGCTTATTTTCCGCTTCGGGCTTGGCACGAGCGCTACCCGCGAGACCCTTGAAGCTATCGGCGACCGCTGGGGCGTCACCCGCGAGCGCGTTCGCCAGATCGAGAACGCGGGCCTTGAAGCGGTACGCGCTTCGAAGGCGTTCGAAGACGCCGAAGAGTCGTTTTCGCAGCTTGAGGCGTATATCGAGTCGCTTGGCGGCATCGTTCCCGAGGACGAGCTTCTCGGCGGCCTCGCAAAGGACGAAAAGAGTCGGAACCGGTTCCGCTTCCTTCTCGTCGTCGGCAGCGCCTTCTTCCGCGAGCGCGAGACCGATGATTTCTATGCCCGCTGGCACGTCGACCATAAGACGGCCGAGAAAGTGCACGATGCCCTCACGAGCCTCTATTCCTCGCTTGAGGACGAAGACGTGCTTCCGGAAGGAGAACTCCTCTCGCGCTTTCTCGAGGAACTCAAGGGAGTCAACACCGCATACCAGACCGAATCCATCCTCAAGCGCTGGCTCTCGCTCTCGAAGACCATCGCCTGCAATCCGCTTTCCGAGTGGGGCCGCGCTTCGTGCTCGTCGGTCCGCACCAAGGGTATCCGCGACTACGCATACCTTGCCGTAAAGCAGGCGGGGAAGCCGCTTCACTTCAGCGAGGTGGCGAAGGCGATCAGCGATCTCTTCTCGAAGAAGGCGCATGTCGCGACGACCCATAACGAGCTCATCAAGGACGAGCGCTTCGTGCTCGTCGGCCGCGGCCTCTACGCGCTTAAGGAGTGGGGCTATGCGCCGGGAATCGTGCGCGAAGTCGTCGCAGATGTTCTCAAGAAGAACGGTCCGATGACCAAGGAGCAAGTGATCGCGGAGGTGAAGAAGAGCCGGTACGTGAAGGACAATACCGTGCTCGTGAACCTCAACGACACCCGCTACTTCAAGCGCCAGAAGAACGGCACGTACGCGCTCGCGTAA